From Kineosporia succinea, the proteins below share one genomic window:
- a CDS encoding carbohydrate ABC transporter permease produces MTTLLKQRKKTARGEGDLAETGGIAWTATAWIITLIFFAPVAWMLLTSLHTEADAATNPPTLFSGLTFENYSALFDRGVMPFLINSATASIISTLLVLALSIPAAYALAIRPVEKWTDVMFFFLSTKFLPAIAALLPIYLLVKRVGGLDNIWVLVILYTAMNLPIAVWMMQSFLAEVPKEIMEAAEVDGAGTLRVIWSVIVPIITPGIAATSLICFIFSWNEFLFAVNLTATVSSTSPVFLVGFITSEGLFLAKLCAAATLVSLPVLIAGFAAQDKLVRGLSLGAVK; encoded by the coding sequence ATGACCACACTTCTGAAGCAGCGCAAGAAGACCGCCCGGGGAGAGGGCGATCTCGCCGAGACCGGGGGCATCGCCTGGACCGCCACGGCGTGGATCATCACCCTGATCTTCTTCGCCCCGGTGGCCTGGATGCTGCTCACCTCGCTGCACACCGAGGCCGACGCCGCCACCAACCCGCCGACCCTGTTCAGCGGCCTGACGTTCGAGAACTACTCGGCCCTGTTCGATCGTGGGGTCATGCCGTTCCTGATCAACTCGGCCACCGCGAGCATCATCTCGACGCTGCTCGTGCTGGCCCTGTCGATCCCGGCGGCGTACGCCCTGGCGATCCGCCCGGTGGAGAAGTGGACGGACGTCATGTTCTTCTTCCTCTCCACCAAGTTCCTGCCCGCGATCGCCGCCCTGCTGCCGATCTACCTGCTGGTCAAGCGGGTCGGCGGGCTGGACAACATCTGGGTGCTGGTCATCCTCTACACCGCGATGAACCTGCCGATCGCGGTCTGGATGATGCAGTCGTTCCTGGCCGAGGTGCCCAAGGAGATCATGGAGGCCGCCGAGGTCGACGGGGCCGGCACGCTCCGGGTGATCTGGAGCGTCATCGTCCCGATCATCACCCCGGGCATCGCGGCGACCAGCCTGATCTGTTTCATCTTCAGCTGGAACGAGTTCCTGTTCGCGGTGAACCTGACCGCCACCGTGTCGTCGACCTCCCCGGTGTTCCTGGTCGGCTTCATCACCAGCGAGGGCCTGTTCCTCGCGAAGCTCTGCGCGGCAGCCACTCTGGTGTCGCTGCCGGTGCTCATCGCCGGATTCGCGGCCCAGGACAAGCTGGTTCGCGGTCTGTCGCTGGGCGCGGTGAAGTAG
- a CDS encoding ABC-F family ATP-binding cassette domain-containing protein, producing the protein MAHLLNAESVTVVHGSRTLLDAVSLGLDDGDRIGVVGRNGEGKSTLLRVLARLQEPDGGRVTQGGQVRLGALWQEDRLDPEMTVRQAVMGDLEAHEWAGDARVRDVLGGILGGLEADAVGGLDAKFGQLSGGQRRRVGLAALLIGDHDLVMLDEPTNHLDVEGVAWLARHLNERWPAGRGGLLVVTHDRWFLDAVCGHIWEVHDGVVDNYDGGYAAYVLTRAERARVAAVTEERRQNTLRKELAWLQRGAPARTSKPQFRIDAAESLIANEPPPRDQMNLAKMATARLGKDVVDLEDVTLTVGSGDTAKTLFEHVTWRLGPGDRIGIVGVNGSGKTTLMRMLLGGPNAPAPTAGRVKRGKTVQAVTLSQDVRELDAVADQKVQEAVEKVRGTVRIGNKDVTAGQLLERLGFTKDKIWTRVGDLSGGERRRLQLLRLLMSEPNVLLLDEPTNDLDTDTLAAIEDTLDEWPGTMIVVSHDRYLLERLCDRQVALLGDGRIRDLPGGVEEYLRLRAAQEQTGPTTSSPVENTDSPVVSAADTRAARKEMARLERQIAKLGSREEKLHAQMAEKATDHAAVAKLDAELREVSAEKEALEEAWLEAAETAG; encoded by the coding sequence TTGGCTCACCTTCTCAATGCAGAGTCCGTCACCGTGGTGCACGGGTCCAGAACGCTTCTGGACGCGGTGTCCCTCGGTCTCGACGACGGCGACCGGATCGGTGTGGTCGGCCGTAACGGCGAGGGCAAGTCCACGCTGCTCCGGGTGCTCGCCCGGCTCCAGGAGCCGGACGGCGGCCGGGTCACCCAGGGCGGCCAGGTTCGCCTGGGCGCGCTCTGGCAGGAAGACCGGCTCGACCCGGAAATGACTGTGCGGCAGGCAGTCATGGGCGACCTGGAGGCTCACGAGTGGGCCGGCGACGCCCGCGTGCGCGACGTTCTGGGCGGCATCCTCGGCGGGCTCGAGGCCGACGCGGTCGGCGGTCTGGACGCGAAGTTCGGGCAGCTGTCCGGGGGCCAGCGCCGCCGGGTCGGCCTGGCCGCGCTGCTGATCGGCGACCACGACCTGGTCATGCTCGACGAGCCCACCAACCATCTCGACGTGGAGGGTGTGGCCTGGCTGGCCCGTCACCTCAACGAGCGCTGGCCCGCCGGTCGCGGCGGCCTGCTCGTCGTCACCCACGACCGCTGGTTCCTGGATGCCGTCTGCGGGCACATCTGGGAGGTGCACGACGGTGTGGTCGACAACTACGACGGCGGTTACGCCGCCTACGTGCTCACCCGCGCCGAGCGCGCCCGGGTGGCCGCGGTCACCGAGGAACGCCGCCAGAACACCCTGCGCAAGGAGCTGGCCTGGCTGCAGCGCGGTGCTCCGGCCCGCACCAGCAAGCCCCAGTTCCGCATCGACGCGGCCGAGAGCCTGATCGCGAACGAGCCGCCGCCGCGTGACCAGATGAACCTGGCCAAGATGGCGACGGCCCGGCTCGGCAAAGACGTGGTCGACCTCGAGGACGTGACGCTCACGGTCGGGTCCGGCGACACCGCGAAAACCCTTTTCGAGCACGTGACCTGGCGTCTGGGCCCGGGCGACCGGATCGGCATCGTCGGCGTCAACGGCTCGGGCAAGACCACCCTCATGCGGATGCTGCTGGGCGGCCCGAACGCCCCGGCGCCCACCGCGGGCCGGGTGAAGCGCGGCAAGACCGTCCAGGCGGTGACGCTCAGCCAGGACGTGCGCGAGCTCGACGCCGTCGCCGACCAGAAGGTGCAGGAGGCGGTCGAGAAGGTCCGCGGCACCGTGCGGATCGGCAACAAGGACGTCACGGCCGGCCAGCTGCTCGAACGGCTGGGTTTCACGAAAGACAAGATCTGGACCCGGGTCGGCGACCTGTCCGGTGGTGAGCGCCGCCGTCTCCAGCTGCTGCGCCTGCTGATGAGCGAGCCCAACGTGCTGCTGCTCGACGAGCCGACCAACGACCTCGACACCGACACCCTGGCCGCCATCGAAGACACGCTCGACGAGTGGCCCGGCACGATGATCGTGGTCTCGCACGACCGGTACCTGCTGGAACGGCTGTGCGACCGGCAGGTCGCCCTGCTCGGCGACGGCCGGATCCGCGATCTCCCGGGAGGGGTGGAGGAGTACCTCCGCCTCCGGGCGGCGCAGGAACAGACCGGCCCGACCACGTCGTCCCCCGTCGAGAACACGGACAGCCCGGTGGTGAGCGCCGCCGACACCCGCGCCGCTCGCAAGGAGATGGCCCGGCTGGAGCGGCAGATCGCGAAACTCGGCTCCCGCGAAGAGAAACTGCACGCGCAGATGGCCGAGAAGGCCACTGACCACGCGGCGGTCGCCAAGCTCGACGCCGAACTGCGTGAGGTGAGCGCGGAGAAGGAAGCGCTCGAAGAGGCCTGGCTCGAGGCGGCCGAAACCGCCGGCTAG
- a CDS encoding 4-(cytidine 5'-diphospho)-2-C-methyl-D-erythritol kinase: protein MAATEAVIVRAPAKINLELRVGPVRDDGYHELATVFHAVGLFDDLTARATEPGAGVSITVDGIQADAVPTDDSNLAVKAAQLLAAHIGLESADVAFELRKGIPVAGGMAGGSADAAAALVACDALWHAGLDREQLLQLAAQLGSDVPFSLLGGTAIGSGRGELLTPVLARGEYTWVVALADGGLSTPAVYGQIDAMREAGEAPQPTPVPELDDALMAALRAGDAEALGSRLHNELQPAALALAPHLERALEIGRKVGALGGIVSGSGPTTVFLARDSSHALDLAVALTASGAAVDVRRAHGPVPGARLVESVRG from the coding sequence ATGGCGGCGACGGAAGCAGTGATCGTGCGGGCGCCCGCCAAGATCAATCTTGAGCTGCGGGTGGGCCCGGTCCGGGACGACGGCTATCACGAGCTCGCCACGGTGTTCCACGCCGTGGGGCTGTTCGACGACCTCACGGCCCGGGCCACCGAGCCCGGGGCGGGAGTGTCGATCACGGTCGACGGAATCCAGGCCGACGCCGTGCCCACCGACGACTCCAACCTGGCGGTGAAGGCGGCCCAGCTGCTCGCCGCGCACATCGGGCTGGAGAGCGCCGACGTGGCGTTCGAGCTGCGCAAGGGCATCCCGGTGGCGGGAGGCATGGCCGGGGGCTCGGCCGACGCGGCGGCCGCCCTGGTCGCCTGCGACGCGCTCTGGCACGCCGGTCTCGACCGTGAGCAGCTGCTCCAGCTCGCGGCCCAGCTCGGTTCCGACGTGCCGTTCAGCCTGCTCGGTGGCACCGCGATCGGCAGCGGCCGGGGCGAGCTGCTCACCCCGGTGCTGGCCCGCGGCGAATACACCTGGGTGGTCGCGCTCGCCGACGGCGGGCTGTCCACGCCGGCCGTCTACGGCCAGATCGACGCGATGCGCGAGGCCGGCGAGGCGCCGCAGCCCACGCCGGTGCCGGAGCTCGACGACGCGCTGATGGCCGCCCTGCGGGCCGGTGACGCCGAGGCCCTCGGCTCCCGCCTGCACAACGAACTGCAGCCGGCCGCCCTGGCGCTGGCTCCCCATCTCGAACGCGCTCTGGAGATCGGCCGCAAGGTCGGCGCGCTCGGTGGCATCGTCTCGGGTTCCGGCCCGACCACGGTGTTCCTGGCGCGCGACTCCAGTCACGCTCTCGATCTCGCGGTCGCGCTGACCGCATCCGGGGCGGCCGTCGACGTCCGCCGTGCTCACGGCCCCGTTCCCGGGGCCCGTCTCGTCGAATCGGTGCGTGGGTAA